Within the Candidatus Methylacidiphilales bacterium genome, the region AGCGATAATGTCAAAAAAACTTTGCTTATCGATATGGTGCACGTGGTATTAATCGCACCGGAGATTCCCCCGAATACTGGCAACATCGGGCGGTTGTGCATGGCTGCGGGAGCGCGTCTGCACTTGATTGAGCCGATCGGTTTTAGGCTCGACGATCGAGCGTTGACACGCGCAGGGTTAGATTACTGGCAGCATCTGGATTGGCGCCTTTGGAGCTCGTGGGAGGCGTTTATTGAATCAGATGTTTGTAAGGGGCGTTATTTTTTCATCGAAAACACAGATGCCGTGCCGACGGAGTCATTGTGGGCGGTGAAGTTTCAAAAAAACGATTGCTTGATCTTTGGGCGTGAGAGCAAAGGAATCCCGCCGCGGCTATTAAAATCAGGGATAGGTCGCGTGGTGCACATTCCAATGTTTCATGATCACGCGCGGTCACTCAACTTATCGAATGCAGTGGCGATTGGTTTATACGAGGCACTTCGGCAAATCGTCTGCCATAAGGCTGATTGACGCGTGGCGTTGGCATCCTATTATACACTCTAACGTTGCGCTCGTGGCGAAATGGCAGACGCGCTAGATTCAGGTTCTAGTGGGGCAACCCATGGGAGTTCAAGTCTCCCCGAGCGCATAGATGATGGCGGGTTCGTTATCCTAGCGGCGATGAACAGGAAGATTCATTTTACCGCGGAGCCACTCTCCAAGCACATCGAGAAGAATAACGAGAAATAGGAGAAAAATTAACACGGCCGAAACCTTCGTCCATTGGTAATAGTCTTGATACACATTCAAAAGCATTCCAAGTCCACCAGCACCGACATAACCGATAATTGAAGCAGAACGAATGTTGTATTCCAACATCCACAATGCTTGACTCCAAAGAAGAGGTTTAAGCATAGGCCACAACCCGTATTGCAGCGCTTGAATCGGATGCGCCCCCATTCCCCTCAGAGAATAAGCCACAGACAAATCCACCGACTCAATTGCGTCAGAATAAAATTTTCCAAGGTAGCCGACCGAATAAACTGTCAACGCCGCCACACCGGCCCAAGGTGTTATCCCCCATATTGCTACTGCGACGATCGCCCACAAAAGGCTTGGCACAGTGCGAATCCCGTTCAAAAACATTCTCAAAGTGAATGATACCCACATTGGAGCCACGTTCCTCGAGGCCCCAAGAGCTATCGGCAATGACAACACAAAAGCCACCATCGTTGCAATCACTGCAATACGCATCGTCTCTCCCAAGGCTGTCACAAACTCCGGCCATATAGAAAAATCCGGTGGCCAAAGCCTCGCGCCAAATCTTGCCACGTTCGCAAGCCAATCCGTCGCCCTCTCGTCATACGGCATCTGCCACAACGACGTAAAAAAAATGATCAGAAATATCAACCCCACACCGTGTAGCACCGTTAGCCTCTTCCACCAAGGTTTTAAGGACGTTTGACGTCGTGTGTTGTAGATAACTCGGATCGCCTCTTTTTTCATACTCTATCCCTCACCTGCCTCAAATGCCAGCCCTCCGGATTAATTGGATCCAGACTAAGTGCAAGATCAGCAAACCGTGTGACTAAATCAGCCTGATGCAACACACAAAACACCGATCGCCCGCGCTCTGCTGCTTCTTGCTTTAGATACCCCAACACCCGCCCAGTCAAATACGCATCCAAGTTCGCCACAGGTTCATCCGCCAAATAAAGCTCGGGATCATGCAAAATAGCGCGTGCCAAAGCCACCCGCTGCTGTTCCCCACCAGAAATTTCCCCGACTCGCTTATACAACGTCCCCTCTAAGCCAAGCGTCTCAATTATTTTCAAAGCCCGTTCCTTTTCACAACGCGGCACCCCACACAAGGTCCGCCACCAAGGCCAGCGATGCAACGCACCCGCCGCTACGTTATCCAGCACCGTCGCCTGGGGCACAAGTTGTAAATTCTGAAACACAATCCCCACATGATCGCGATACTCCAGCGGATTCTCCACTCTTCCAACGGCATCCTGATAGACTATCTCCCCCTCATCCAGTTCTAACATTCCTGCAAGACACTGCATCAGACTGCTCTTTCCAACCCCAGAAGGTCCCACGACTGCTACGAACGTCCCTCGATTTATTTCTAAATTTAAATGGCGAAACAACCACCGCCCCCCTCTCCTACATCCCGCATTTTTTACTCTAATCTGATACACATCCCCATTCCCCTTCCCAATATTATGCACTCTCCCGTCGCTGTCCCTCCCATCACTGCTCATGGCTTCTGCCCAATCATCTCCAGCATCTGCAGCAAACTTCGCACATGTTCCTCTCCGTCTACTGCTACGAGCGCTCCTGCAAACGCTCGATCTCGTAGCGCTACCCACTCTACTTCATTCAACCGCATCAAAGCTGCCCGCAGCGCAGCTCGCTCCTCCTCCGCCAACCCCGCACGCATTACAATCAAATGCGTCGGCACGGGCCCCTGTCGCGCCAATATCCGCAACTTTTCTTTCTGCTCCTTCGTCAAATGCTTATCCCCCTCCATTACATAGTCACTGACAGCCGCAGCTTCCACCTGCCCGTTTAACAACCGCTCGATCGCCGACACATAACCCGTTCCAAAATACACATTCCCCACCCCGAAAAATTCCTCCGCCTTTCCCCCATACCGCAACCTGCCTGTCTGCACCAAATTCGCCAACGGCACCAGATAACCTGACGTGCTCGTTCTCGAAGCAAAACACACCGGCTTCCCCCTCAATTCATCCACACTCCGATAACTCGCATCCGCACGCACCACCCATACACTCTCATAAAACATCCTGCCCTTCACCTCCTGCCCAAGTTCCGCCACCACACCGCCTTCTCGCGAGCCCTGCAAATACTCCAACGCACTCACATAAGCCGC harbors:
- a CDS encoding PhnD/SsuA/transferrin family substrate-binding protein, which produces MVKWMRWIFCFLVGAIMWAGVLAGCFRGGEGEREGGAVDKRWRIALKADKNPESMFEVRQGLEVALRQIAGREVEVVVPTAGGVVFEGLRNGSLDAAYVSALEYLQGSREGGVVAELGQEVKGRMFYESVWVVRADASYRSVDELRGKPVCFASRTSTSGYLVPLANLVQTGRLRYGGKAEEFFGVGNVYFGTGYVSAIERLLNGQVEAAAVSDYVMEGDKHLTKEQKEKLRILARQGPVPTHLIVMRAGLAEEERAALRAALMRLNEVEWVALRDRAFAGALVAVDGEEHVRSLLQMLEMIGQKP
- a CDS encoding ATP-binding cassette domain-containing protein, with amino-acid sequence MSSDGRDSDGRVHNIGKGNGDVYQIRVKNAGCRRGGRWLFRHLNLEINRGTFVAVVGPSGVGKSSLMQCLAGMLELDEGEIVYQDAVGRVENPLEYRDHVGIVFQNLQLVPQATVLDNVAAGALHRWPWWRTLCGVPRCEKERALKIIETLGLEGTLYKRVGEISGGEQQRVALARAILHDPELYLADEPVANLDAYLTGRVLGYLKQEAAERGRSVFCVLHQADLVTRFADLALSLDPINPEGWHLRQVRDRV
- a CDS encoding tRNA (cytidine(34)-2'-O)-methyltransferase, giving the protein MVHVVLIAPEIPPNTGNIGRLCMAAGARLHLIEPIGFRLDDRALTRAGLDYWQHLDWRLWSSWEAFIESDVCKGRYFFIENTDAVPTESLWAVKFQKNDCLIFGRESKGIPPRLLKSGIGRVVHIPMFHDHARSLNLSNAVAIGLYEALRQIVCHKAD
- the phnE gene encoding phosphonate ABC transporter, permease protein PhnE is translated as MKKEAIRVIYNTRRQTSLKPWWKRLTVLHGVGLIFLIIFFTSLWQMPYDERATDWLANVARFGARLWPPDFSIWPEFVTALGETMRIAVIATMVAFVLSLPIALGASRNVAPMWVSFTLRMFLNGIRTVPSLLWAIVAVAIWGITPWAGVAALTVYSVGYLGKFYSDAIESVDLSVAYSLRGMGAHPIQALQYGLWPMLKPLLWSQALWMLEYNIRSASIIGYVGAGGLGMLLNVYQDYYQWTKVSAVLIFLLFLVILLDVLGEWLRGKMNLPVHRR